A section of the Kluyveromyces lactis strain NRRL Y-1140 chromosome F complete sequence genome encodes:
- the MTQ2 gene encoding S-adenosylmethionine-dependent methyltransferase (similar to uniprot|Q03920 Saccharomyces cerevisiae YDR140W MTQ2 Putative S-adenosylmethionine-dependent methyltransferase of the seven beta-strand family methylates release factor eRF1 (Sup45p) in vitro): MLATPYVSYDYNKVYEPSEDSFLLLDALEADLSWLNNRFNDAVPLTIEIGSGSGIVSTFLMQNGIPNANGLYLATDLNPWALDATLDTCSKNGCKNSHFDVLQTDLTSSIRENEVDLLVFNPPYVPAETVPELPHSNHAVRDDEWLFLALDGGDDGMVVTQRLLNGLDRILSCNGVAYILFCARNKPETVASKMKFSGWKSELVIHRKAGWEVLSVYKFYRN, encoded by the coding sequence ATGCTAGCTACACCATACGTCTCTTATGATTATAATAAAGTATACGAGCCAAGCGAGGactcttttcttttattagATGCATTAGAAGCTGATCTGAGTTGGTTGAATAACAGGTTCAATGACGCAGTACCATTGACTATAGAAATTGGTTCTGGTTCTGGGATAGTCTCTACGTTTCTTATGCAAAATGGTATACCAAACGCCAATGGACTTTATTTGGCAACTGATTTGAACCCTTGGGCATTGGACGCTACCTTAGACACTTGTTCGAAGAATGGTTGCAAGAATAGCCATTTTGATGTATTACAAACAGACCTTACGTCTTCAATAAGGGAAAATGAGGTCGACCTGCTTGTCTTTAATCCACCATATGTACCTGCAGAAACTGTACCAGAACTGCCTCATTCAAATCATGCTGTTCGTGATGATGAGTGGCTCTTTCTAGCATTGGATGGTGGTGATGATGGGATGGTGGTCACACAGAGACTATTGAATGGATTGGACAGAATTCTTAGCTGCAACGGAGTAGCGTACATATTGTTTTGTGCTAGAAATAAACCTGAAACTGTGGCAAGTAAGATGAAGTTCAGCGGATGGAAAAGTGAATTAGTGATACACAGAAAAGCAGGGTGGGAAGTATTAAGTGTTTATAAATTTTATAGAAACTGA